The following coding sequences are from one Lycium ferocissimum isolate CSIRO_LF1 chromosome 3, AGI_CSIRO_Lferr_CH_V1, whole genome shotgun sequence window:
- the LOC132048915 gene encoding uncharacterized protein LOC132048915 — protein sequence MCKTRVFLLEIISSNQSAFVIGRTIVQNIVICQDLMRLQNRKNTTRSCLIKIDLRKACDTVEWESVEEILYGLNSPHSIVLDGGVHGEIIGQMGLRRGDPISPFLFVICMEYFTGIMQWVATQEGFAFHTKCKGLKLNHLCFADDMSIFNKGYFHSVMLMLRGLKTFSEASGLTTNATKSSIFSANMDHQVLEDFCETTGYTKGKLAKGYQQSVLKCWWINW from the exons ATGTGTAAGACTAGAGTGTTTCTACTAGAGATCATATCCAGTAATCAAAGTGCATTTGTTATTGGTAGAACTATTGTTCAGAATATAGTCATATGTCAAGACTTGATGAGGCTCCAGAACAGAAAGAATACCACAAGAAGTTGTCTTATCAAGATAGATCTAAGGAAAGCCTGTGATACTGTGGAGTGGGAATCTGTAGAAGAGATATTGTATGGTCTCAACTCTCCCCACAG TATTGTCCTGGATGGTGGTGTGCATGGAGAAATCATTGGGCAGATGGGGCTAAGACGAGGGGACCCAATCTCACCCTTTTTATTTGTCATATGCATGGAATACTTCACAGGAATTATGCAATGGGTGGCCACACAAGAGGGCTTTGCATTTCATACAAAATGCAAAGGGTTAAAGTTGAATCACCTTTGCTTTGCTGATGATATGTCAATATTCAACAAAGGATATTTCCACTCTGTAATGTTGATGTTGAGAGGGCTGAAGACATTCTCAGAAGCATCAGGACTGACAACTAATGCAACAAAGTCCAGCATATTCTCAGCCAATATGGATCATCAGGTGCTAGAAGACTTTTGTGAGACTACAGGCTATACGAAGGGTAAATTGGCAAAAGGCTATCAGCAGTCGGTTTTGAAATGCTGGTGGATAAATTGGTAA